The following are encoded in a window of Fretibacter rubidus genomic DNA:
- a CDS encoding glycoside hydrolase family 3 N-terminal domain-containing protein — protein sequence MTSTAVILGLTFTGSLILSGCADQAKTTPAAQTDNETIEARAHSLLLKMTLEEKIGQIIQADIAAVTPEEAKQYNLGSVLNGGNSAPGGGKIAPPAAWISLADEFWTASTDTSDGGLGIPLLWGTDAVHGHNNLQMATIFPHNSGLGAANNPALMKEIGAVTAREIRATGLDWTFAPTLAVAQDDRWGRAYESYSERPEIVAAYANAMVKGLQGTSGTDGFLNGDNVIATAKHFIGDGGTEFGIDKGDALGNEAALIKLHGAGYGPAIAADVQTVMASFSSINGEKMHGSKRFLTDVLRTDMGFEGFVVGDWNGHGEVPGCTATDCPEALMAGIDMYMAPESWRGLYDSLLAQAKSGEISQERLDEAVIRILRVKLRSGLFEAGLPSSRASADIDALGSDAHRNVARRAVRQSLVLLKNEGDILPLRGSPTVLVTGSGADSMQQQTGGWTLNWQGDNNPNDIFERGETIYSGIKTAIAAQGGAAALSSDGSFTEKPDVAIVVFGEQPYAEFFGDVSDLVYEFEDGENLKQLLDFKAKGIPVVSVFLTGRPLWMNPHLNASDAFVVGWLPGTEGGGIADVIVADAAGKARHDFTGRLSFSWPDNGVGHPINAPTDEGVLFPYGYGLSYGDDGRLAALSEDSGVVSGSAFNGNIVARGGAAKAFTVYLGDSSNANTPISGLRSNSLGGLVTTRGVDYKAQEDSRQVTWTGKGTFSVRSPRPVDFANAGGNAISLQWRIDEMPEGPMHVDIGCGDGCSSQIDISSIIRNIPTARWVQTNIAMDCFTASGLQTDAVTKPFALISEGSAKISLHSVSVEKIEAPLASCPG from the coding sequence ATGACAAGCACAGCAGTAATTTTAGGCTTAACCTTCACAGGAAGTCTTATTCTTTCAGGGTGCGCTGATCAGGCCAAGACTACGCCCGCAGCCCAAACCGATAACGAAACAATCGAAGCTCGTGCACATTCACTTCTATTAAAAATGACGCTAGAAGAAAAGATTGGGCAAATCATTCAAGCCGATATCGCCGCCGTAACCCCAGAAGAAGCAAAGCAGTATAATCTAGGCTCTGTCTTAAACGGCGGTAATTCAGCGCCCGGCGGCGGAAAAATTGCGCCACCTGCGGCATGGATATCCCTAGCCGATGAATTTTGGACGGCCTCTACCGACACCTCTGATGGTGGTTTAGGGATTCCGCTTTTGTGGGGAACTGATGCCGTCCATGGTCACAACAACCTGCAAATGGCGACTATTTTTCCACATAACTCGGGGCTGGGGGCGGCCAATAATCCTGCCCTGATGAAAGAGATCGGCGCCGTCACGGCCCGCGAAATTCGTGCCACAGGACTGGATTGGACGTTTGCGCCGACATTAGCGGTGGCGCAAGATGACCGATGGGGCCGCGCCTATGAAAGCTATTCTGAAAGGCCTGAAATTGTTGCGGCCTATGCCAACGCTATGGTCAAAGGGCTACAAGGCACATCGGGCACAGACGGATTCTTAAATGGCGATAATGTCATCGCAACGGCGAAACATTTTATCGGCGATGGCGGCACAGAATTTGGTATCGACAAAGGTGACGCACTGGGCAATGAAGCCGCACTCATAAAACTCCACGGCGCAGGATATGGCCCTGCCATCGCCGCTGATGTTCAAACTGTAATGGCATCATTTTCCAGTATCAATGGTGAGAAGATGCACGGATCAAAACGCTTCCTCACCGATGTTCTGCGCACAGATATGGGCTTTGAAGGCTTTGTCGTTGGCGACTGGAACGGCCACGGCGAAGTACCAGGCTGTACGGCCACGGATTGCCCAGAAGCCTTAATGGCAGGGATCGACATGTATATGGCACCCGAAAGCTGGCGCGGGCTTTACGACTCCTTGCTGGCTCAAGCCAAGTCGGGCGAAATTTCACAAGAGCGTCTTGATGAGGCTGTGATTCGCATTTTGCGGGTGAAGCTACGCTCGGGTCTATTTGAAGCTGGCCTGCCCTCCTCCCGTGCAAGCGCGGACATTGACGCTCTGGGATCAGACGCGCACCGCAATGTCGCACGGCGTGCCGTGCGTCAATCTTTAGTGCTCTTGAAGAATGAAGGGGATATTCTGCCCCTAAGAGGAAGTCCTACTGTTCTTGTGACAGGTAGCGGCGCTGACTCTATGCAGCAACAGACAGGGGGCTGGACGCTAAACTGGCAAGGCGATAATAATCCCAATGATATTTTTGAGCGCGGAGAAACAATCTACAGCGGGATTAAGACCGCCATAGCAGCGCAAGGTGGCGCAGCGGCATTATCATCCGACGGATCCTTTACTGAAAAACCTGATGTTGCCATAGTCGTATTCGGAGAGCAGCCTTATGCGGAGTTCTTTGGCGACGTATCGGACCTTGTTTATGAATTTGAAGACGGCGAAAACTTGAAACAGCTTTTAGACTTTAAAGCCAAAGGCATTCCTGTTGTGTCAGTCTTCCTGACAGGGAGGCCTCTTTGGATGAATCCCCATTTAAACGCATCTGACGCCTTTGTTGTCGGTTGGCTACCGGGAACTGAAGGCGGCGGTATCGCGGATGTGATTGTCGCCGACGCGGCAGGAAAAGCGCGTCATGACTTCACGGGCCGCCTTTCATTCTCTTGGCCTGATAACGGGGTGGGCCATCCCATTAACGCGCCAACAGACGAAGGCGTTTTATTTCCCTATGGTTACGGATTATCATATGGTGATGACGGGCGTTTGGCCGCGCTGTCTGAAGATTCCGGCGTTGTGAGCGGCTCTGCTTTTAACGGAAATATTGTCGCGCGCGGCGGCGCAGCCAAAGCGTTTACAGTTTACCTCGGTGATAGCTCCAATGCCAACACCCCCATTAGCGGCCTTCGAAGCAACAGCCTCGGCGGCCTGGTCACGACACGCGGTGTTGATTACAAAGCGCAAGAGGACTCGCGGCAAGTCACATGGACTGGCAAGGGAACATTTAGTGTTCGTAGCCCAAGGCCCGTGGATTTTGCCAATGCAGGCGGTAATGCCATTAGCCTTCAATGGCGCATCGACGAAATGCCAGAAGGCCCTATGCATGTTGACATTGGCTGTGGGGATGGATGCAGTAGTCAGATTGATATCAGTTCAATTATTAGAAACATTCCGACAGCGCGTTGGGTGCAAACAAATATCGCAATGGATTGTTTTACAGCGTCGGGGCTGCAAACCGATGCCGTAACAAAGCCTTTCGCCCTAATCAGCGAGGGCAGCGCGAAAATATCATTACACAGCGTTAGCGTTGAAAAAATTGAGGCCCCGCTCGCCAGTTGTCCCGGGTAA
- a CDS encoding LacI family DNA-binding transcriptional regulator — MTTITEVAQHAGVSVKTVSRVMNNYEHISPKTRDKVRRAMEDLSYAPSSIARQMRMGDSQSIGMLYGDPSGGYQSRLNHAVLKACSDARRYLAVELFEESNPEWRRQVEAFLDRTKVQNLILVPPMCDSAELHMLLQERGIRTVLISPSRQISGSSSIAMDDRLAAFEMTKYFIDLGHNRIGHICGHPGHVASLLRRQGYEEALKNAGIDIDEALILGAGSFFFKDALACAEKMLRMEDRPTAIFAANDEMAAAVIMMANRIGIQVPEDLSVAGFDNTAISQTMWPELTTVAQPFGEIAREAVRLVSDNVKRDLSVSATRVLPHEILYRGSTGPAPEN, encoded by the coding sequence ATGACAACGATAACTGAAGTTGCGCAACACGCTGGTGTTTCGGTTAAGACTGTTTCGCGCGTAATGAATAATTATGAACACATTAGTCCCAAGACGCGCGATAAAGTGCGGCGGGCTATGGAAGATCTTAGCTATGCGCCAAGCTCGATTGCGCGCCAGATGCGCATGGGGGATTCGCAGAGTATTGGAATGCTCTATGGTGACCCCAGCGGGGGGTATCAATCGCGCCTAAATCATGCGGTGCTCAAAGCTTGCTCTGATGCGCGCCGCTATTTGGCCGTGGAGCTTTTTGAAGAGAGCAACCCCGAATGGCGCCGCCAGGTGGAGGCTTTCCTGGATAGGACCAAGGTTCAGAACCTTATTCTTGTGCCGCCTATGTGCGATTCGGCCGAACTTCATATGCTGCTACAAGAGCGCGGCATACGCACTGTGTTGATATCGCCGTCACGGCAAATATCTGGATCTAGCTCTATTGCGATGGACGATCGGCTCGCTGCATTTGAAATGACTAAATATTTCATAGACTTAGGTCATAACCGTATTGGCCATATATGTGGTCATCCAGGTCATGTCGCCTCACTGCTTCGGCGTCAGGGCTATGAAGAAGCTCTAAAGAATGCGGGCATTGACATCGATGAGGCTCTAATTTTGGGGGCGGGAAGCTTTTTCTTTAAGGACGCTTTGGCGTGCGCAGAGAAAATGCTGCGCATGGAAGACCGCCCGACCGCGATCTTTGCGGCGAATGACGAAATGGCGGCTGCCGTGATCATGATGGCAAACCGAATTGGTATTCAAGTGCCAGAGGATTTATCTGTTGCTGGCTTTGATAACACTGCTATCTCGCAAACAATGTGGCCTGAACTTACTACCGTTGCGCAGCCGTTTGGGGAGATCGCAAGAGAGGCTGTGCGGCTCGTGAGTGACAACGTTAAACGCGACTTAAGCGTTTCCGCGACTCGAGTGCTGCCGCATGAAATCCTTTACCGGGGGTCTACGGGACCAGCCCCGGAAAACTAA
- a CDS encoding TonB-dependent receptor encodes MNNQDRWISRLLLGTSVLAMMASATVAVAQDNTDDGDEVIVTGIRQSLKASMDVKRNSKGIVDAITAEDIGKFPDTNLAESLQRIPGVSIDRQNGEGATVTVRGWGADYNLVTFNGRVMPTSSIGDGASRSFDFGNLASEAIASVEVYKTSKVNVASGGAGATINIKTAKPLEASGRTATIGVKGVYDTGQIDSKKITPEISGLYINQFANDRLGVAVSGSYQKREGGIVQSNVGWRDGYLGSEDFGNEWGRLPSATGPNSWNFNDGIVNRPGDTDVYEVPQNADYALTDYKRERINGQLVLQYDITDKLRATGDITYSSNEVETNSSSAGVWFNHDQTNSAWTDGPVAGPLYYTEFFGNPTDLSYSGSLSQSMNENISLGFNLAWDVTDRLNLALDYNDASAESKPTNRFGSSMSVGTTVFGIAAQTVNFENDLPVISFVDNGIGAEDASVREHSGSTFSNNYMRSDVQQLQLNGDYEIDRDIIDSVDFGFSWLKNDVRSDSGFIQTDSWGGELGDADDIPDDIFEWITLPDQFSGVSGADDPNMLQGLYRFDFAQMVDLLEDQFGICSSPWVGSTSDNPGTCLADRTNSRQIEEETFSAYAQFNSSFNWGSADVNITTGARYEHTDVFAPASVQVPTGTSWPGGNEFFLTFDGGTEESEFDGSYDFFLPSVDFDIAFANNVKLRGAYSKTIGRHRYDQIQGGLTLDSLFRAVDGTGRSGNPSLEPFTSDNYDVSAEWYYGDNSYISVGYFKKNINNFIGTGRFTENYYGLTHPGLGARAAEARAAGANSAAEILAYYQANYPELVVDGAIIGAPDDPLLNFQVEQPVASDRTDGFDGWEFALQHTFGDSGFGIIANYTIANTELEYDNTQSFRVDQLAIAGVSDSANLVGFYDKNGLQARVAWNWRDDFLAGSGRNPFYVEAYDQIDANISYDIRDNFTVFAEGIDITGSDRRGHRRSVNNAFFMNPQSGRYAVGARYKF; translated from the coding sequence ATGAATAATCAAGATCGTTGGATTAGTCGCTTGCTGCTTGGGACGTCTGTTCTAGCAATGATGGCATCGGCAACCGTAGCAGTCGCGCAGGACAATACGGACGATGGGGACGAAGTGATTGTAACGGGTATCCGCCAATCTCTTAAAGCGTCTATGGACGTAAAGCGAAATTCAAAAGGTATTGTTGACGCGATCACCGCAGAGGACATCGGTAAATTCCCTGATACCAACCTCGCCGAATCATTGCAGCGTATTCCTGGTGTTTCGATTGATCGCCAAAACGGCGAAGGCGCGACGGTCACTGTTCGGGGTTGGGGGGCAGACTATAATCTCGTGACGTTCAACGGCCGCGTGATGCCAACGTCATCAATTGGTGATGGTGCCAGCCGCTCGTTCGATTTTGGTAATTTGGCATCGGAAGCGATTGCCTCCGTTGAGGTTTACAAGACGTCAAAAGTGAATGTTGCCAGCGGCGGCGCGGGTGCAACAATCAATATCAAAACGGCCAAGCCGCTTGAGGCCTCAGGCAGGACAGCGACTATCGGTGTCAAAGGTGTTTACGACACAGGTCAAATTGACAGCAAGAAAATCACCCCAGAGATTTCAGGTCTCTACATTAATCAATTCGCCAATGACCGTTTAGGCGTCGCTGTTTCTGGTAGCTATCAGAAACGTGAAGGCGGCATCGTCCAGTCCAATGTCGGCTGGCGCGATGGCTATCTAGGTAGCGAAGATTTCGGCAATGAGTGGGGCCGCCTGCCGTCTGCTACGGGTCCGAACTCCTGGAACTTTAACGACGGTATCGTAAACCGTCCCGGCGATACAGATGTTTACGAAGTGCCGCAAAACGCGGACTATGCACTGACGGATTATAAGCGGGAACGGATAAACGGTCAGCTTGTCTTGCAGTATGATATTACTGATAAATTGCGCGCGACGGGTGACATCACATATTCCTCCAACGAAGTTGAAACAAATTCTAGCTCTGCGGGCGTTTGGTTCAACCATGACCAAACCAACAGTGCGTGGACTGACGGTCCTGTTGCTGGACCGCTGTATTATACTGAGTTTTTTGGTAATCCAACGGATCTATCTTATAGCGGGTCTCTATCTCAATCTATGAATGAGAACATCTCGCTTGGTTTCAACCTCGCATGGGATGTAACTGACCGGCTGAACCTTGCGCTTGATTACAACGATGCAAGTGCAGAGTCCAAACCCACAAACCGCTTCGGTTCAAGCATGTCGGTTGGCACGACCGTCTTTGGCATTGCTGCACAAACTGTCAATTTTGAGAATGACCTGCCCGTTATTTCGTTTGTAGACAATGGTATTGGTGCCGAAGATGCGTCTGTTCGTGAACATTCGGGCAGCACATTTTCAAACAATTACATGCGCTCAGATGTCCAGCAATTACAGCTAAATGGCGATTATGAAATCGACCGCGATATTATCGATAGCGTTGATTTTGGCTTCTCATGGCTGAAAAATGATGTTCGCTCTGATTCTGGATTCATACAAACCGACTCATGGGGCGGCGAGCTTGGCGATGCCGACGATATTCCTGATGATATCTTTGAATGGATTACGCTGCCTGATCAGTTTAGTGGTGTGTCTGGTGCAGATGATCCCAATATGCTCCAAGGTCTATACCGCTTTGACTTTGCGCAGATGGTTGATTTGCTAGAAGATCAATTCGGTATTTGTTCATCTCCTTGGGTGGGCTCAACATCTGATAACCCAGGCACATGTTTGGCGGACCGCACAAACTCACGCCAGATTGAAGAAGAAACCTTTAGTGCTTACGCGCAGTTTAACAGCTCCTTTAACTGGGGATCTGCGGATGTTAATATCACAACGGGCGCGCGTTATGAGCATACAGATGTCTTCGCGCCAGCCAGCGTTCAAGTTCCAACAGGGACGAGTTGGCCCGGTGGTAACGAGTTTTTCCTGACCTTTGATGGTGGAACGGAAGAATCAGAATTTGATGGCAGCTATGACTTCTTCTTGCCGTCTGTTGATTTTGATATCGCCTTTGCAAATAATGTGAAACTACGCGGTGCCTATAGCAAGACGATTGGACGTCATAGATATGATCAAATCCAAGGCGGCTTGACACTCGACTCCCTTTTCCGGGCCGTGGACGGCACTGGCCGGTCCGGCAACCCGTCACTAGAACCCTTCACATCGGACAACTATGATGTGTCAGCTGAATGGTATTATGGCGATAACAGCTATATTTCGGTTGGATACTTTAAAAAGAACATCAATAATTTCATCGGCACAGGCCGCTTTACTGAAAACTATTATGGTCTAACTCACCCTGGGCTCGGTGCACGTGCTGCTGAAGCGCGGGCTGCGGGGGCTAACTCTGCTGCTGAAATTCTGGCTTACTATCAGGCGAACTATCCAGAGCTTGTGGTTGACGGTGCCATCATTGGCGCGCCGGATGACCCGCTCCTGAACTTCCAGGTTGAACAGCCGGTCGCGAGCGATCGCACGGACGGTTTTGACGGCTGGGAATTCGCATTGCAGCACACATTCGGTGATAGCGGTTTTGGTATTATCGCCAACTACACGATTGCTAATACAGAGCTTGAATATGACAATACACAGTCATTCCGCGTTGATCAGCTTGCGATTGCTGGCGTAAGCGATAGTGCAAACCTTGTGGGTTTCTATGACAAAAATGGTCTTCAAGCCCGCGTTGCATGGAACTGGAGAGATGACTTCCTAGCAGGCAGTGGCCGCAACCCGTTCTACGTCGAGGCCTATGATCAGATTGACGCGAATATAAGCTATGATATTCGCGACAACTTCACGGTCTTCGCAGAGGGCATTGATATTACCGGCTCAGACCGCCGCGGACATCGCCGCTCTGTCAATAATGCGTTCTTTATGAACCCGCAATCTGGCCGTTATGCCGTAGGCGCGCGTTACAAGTTCTAA
- a CDS encoding glycoside hydrolase family 16 protein: MTLKLKTSLPAVICMGAILTACGGSASKPLSTAPTPPPPQAAVLPVPSAAPEGDDFHPSNKGWFLAWSDEFLGDELDRSKWEVEKSCWGGGNEERQCYTDRPENIEVINGLLRLKAYPETYTGPQYPQGWPDGSGGQITQQYTSGKVRTRALADWTYGRFSARMKLPKGQGTWPAFWMMPIDNVYGGWAASGEIDIMEAVNLGATCGECSGSEGENRTLGALHYGGVSPQNKFQSSRNTIPGGENSKDDYHVYAVEWGEDQINWFVDDELFWSLDSSEWESGAVSKETHPHAPFDQNFYLMLNLAVGGRLSEDNNAGGFVANNFPAEVLVDWVRVYQCDYDGASSQNCMAEANQ; encoded by the coding sequence ATGACGCTTAAGCTCAAGACTTCCTTGCCAGCCGTGATTTGCATGGGAGCTATCCTCACAGCCTGTGGTGGGTCTGCGTCAAAGCCGCTCTCAACGGCTCCAACGCCGCCGCCCCCTCAAGCCGCCGTGTTACCTGTTCCCAGCGCAGCGCCTGAGGGCGATGATTTTCACCCAAGCAATAAAGGCTGGTTCTTGGCTTGGTCGGATGAATTTTTGGGTGATGAGCTTGACCGCTCCAAGTGGGAAGTCGAGAAATCCTGTTGGGGCGGCGGCAATGAAGAGCGGCAGTGTTATACTGACCGGCCTGAGAATATAGAGGTCATCAATGGCCTTTTGCGGCTGAAAGCCTACCCCGAAACATACACGGGGCCGCAATATCCACAGGGTTGGCCCGACGGCAGTGGCGGGCAAATAACCCAGCAATATACATCAGGTAAAGTGCGCACCCGCGCTCTGGCTGATTGGACATACGGCCGTTTTTCTGCCCGTATGAAGTTACCAAAAGGGCAGGGCACATGGCCCGCCTTTTGGATGATGCCCATTGATAATGTTTACGGCGGGTGGGCTGCATCGGGCGAAATTGACATTATGGAGGCTGTTAATCTGGGGGCCACATGTGGTGAATGCAGCGGCAGTGAGGGTGAGAACAGAACGCTCGGCGCACTGCATTACGGCGGTGTGTCGCCCCAGAATAAGTTTCAATCAAGCCGAAACACAATTCCCGGCGGCGAAAATAGCAAAGACGATTATCATGTTTACGCCGTTGAGTGGGGTGAGGACCAGATTAATTGGTTTGTCGATGATGAGTTATTCTGGAGCCTGGATTCCAGTGAATGGGAGTCCGGCGCGGTTAGTAAAGAAACCCATCCCCATGCCCCGTTCGATCAGAATTTCTACCTCATGCTAAACCTCGCCGTAGGCGGACGTTTATCAGAAGATAACAATGCAGGTGGCTTTGTCGCCAATAATTTTCCGGCCGAAGTTTTGGTCGATTGGGTGCGGGTTTATCAATGCGATTATGACGGCGCATCGAGCCAAAATTGTATGGCCGAAGCCAATCAATAA
- a CDS encoding tryptophan halogenase family protein: protein MTQRIKNIVIIGGGTAGWMTAGLLAARHPDRSLDGISITVIESPDIPTVGVGEGTWPTIRKTLSRIGIKEEDFLRRCDASFKQGSRFDGWVNGDVSDSYHHPFELPVSRNANELLHAWKTYAPDMCFAEAVCVQSSPSQDGLAPRQKSMPEYFGAMNYAYHLDAVKMSAVLRDHAVQALGVVYISDHVTKVIGDKDDDIEGVLTRNHGQVLGDLFIDCTGQKSLLLGGHYGVDFIDQSHILFNNRALVTRLPVAADAPITSQTISTAHEAGWIWDIGLPTRRGIGCVYASDYMSDTRAEEVLFNYVGSTDYETRKLSFTSGHREHFWHRNCLAIGLSAGFLEPLEASAIVLVELSADMLADNLPVTRADMDIDARKFNDIFKYRWARIIDFLKLHYVLSKREDPYWMNNRDAHSIPQRLQEYLEMWKHRPPVQSDFEHASEIFPASSYHFVLYGMGFPAVAHPTLKPVLQDALKQKMGAMMQKQKKFAAGLPTNRALLAGLQKASTQ from the coding sequence ATGACACAGCGTATTAAAAATATCGTCATCATAGGCGGCGGAACCGCAGGTTGGATGACAGCGGGCCTGCTTGCCGCCCGCCATCCTGATCGTTCGCTTGATGGGATTTCAATTACGGTCATAGAATCCCCGGATATTCCGACTGTTGGTGTCGGGGAAGGGACGTGGCCTACCATCCGCAAAACGCTTAGCCGTATCGGCATAAAAGAAGAAGACTTTCTGCGACGCTGTGATGCTTCGTTTAAACAAGGATCGCGCTTTGATGGCTGGGTTAATGGCGATGTGAGTGATAGCTATCATCATCCGTTTGAACTGCCTGTGTCCCGTAATGCCAATGAATTACTTCACGCGTGGAAGACCTATGCGCCAGATATGTGTTTCGCGGAAGCGGTGTGTGTACAATCGTCTCCGTCTCAAGACGGCCTCGCACCACGGCAAAAATCTATGCCTGAATATTTCGGCGCGATGAATTATGCTTACCACCTTGATGCTGTGAAAATGTCTGCTGTGTTACGTGATCATGCGGTACAGGCGCTGGGCGTTGTGTATATCTCTGATCATGTAACAAAGGTCATCGGGGATAAAGATGACGACATTGAAGGCGTATTGACCCGCAATCATGGACAGGTTTTGGGCGATTTGTTTATCGATTGCACGGGACAAAAGTCTCTTTTGCTTGGCGGGCATTACGGCGTAGACTTTATCGACCAAAGTCATATCCTTTTTAACAACAGAGCCCTTGTGACGCGGCTGCCTGTTGCCGCTGACGCGCCTATCACATCGCAAACGATATCAACGGCCCATGAAGCAGGCTGGATATGGGATATTGGGCTGCCAACGCGGCGTGGCATTGGCTGTGTCTATGCCTCCGATTATATGAGTGATACGCGCGCCGAGGAGGTTTTATTTAATTACGTGGGGTCAACGGATTACGAAACGCGCAAGCTATCCTTCACTTCAGGTCACCGCGAACACTTCTGGCACCGAAATTGCCTTGCTATAGGGCTATCCGCAGGTTTCCTAGAGCCGCTGGAGGCCTCCGCCATTGTGCTGGTTGAATTATCGGCTGATATGCTGGCTGATAACTTGCCAGTAACACGCGCAGATATGGACATTGATGCGCGTAAATTTAATGACATATTCAAATACCGCTGGGCGCGTATAATTGATTTTTTGAAACTTCATTATGTCCTAAGTAAACGGGAAGATCCCTATTGGATGAATAACCGCGACGCGCACTCTATCCCGCAGCGGTTACAAGAATATCTTGAAATGTGGAAGCACCGCCCGCCCGTACAAAGTGATTTCGAACACGCTAGTGAGATTTTCCCGGCGTCAAGCTATCACTTTGTTCTCTATGGTATGGGCTTTCCTGCGGTGGCGCACCCGACGCTAAAGCCCGTTTTACAAGACGCCCTTAAGCAGAAAATGGGAGCCATGATGCAGAAGCAAAAGAAATTCGCGGCGGGACTACCGACAAACCGTGCCTTGTTGGCAGGACTTCAAAAAGCGTCTACGCAGTAA
- a CDS encoding SapC family protein, with the protein MPNHVAVNPRDHKDLRILEERSEGMGDATMCCITFPEEFRNLQNHYTILFQLDQEREAFNCLAMFGLENGENLFLDNGRWDASYVPLAMDIQPFMIGRPSDHDADRKVVIDSDSPRIGKGEGRRIFDDNGIPTAYLESISNKLSHLDGGYRASSEYIDCLKKYDLLEPLSIDVTMKDGAKNRLVGFHVIHEERLNKLSAEGLAELQSKGYLMPSYMALASLSNLSKLIARKEAAAINV; encoded by the coding sequence ATGCCAAATCATGTTGCCGTAAATCCGCGAGATCACAAAGACTTGCGTATATTAGAAGAGCGGTCAGAGGGTATGGGCGACGCAACTATGTGCTGTATTACATTCCCCGAAGAATTTCGAAATTTGCAAAATCATTACACGATTTTATTTCAACTGGATCAGGAGCGTGAAGCGTTTAATTGCTTGGCCATGTTCGGGCTTGAGAATGGCGAAAACTTGTTTTTAGACAACGGCCGGTGGGACGCGAGCTATGTCCCGCTTGCGATGGACATCCAGCCCTTCATGATTGGTCGTCCATCAGATCATGATGCAGATCGCAAAGTCGTTATCGATAGCGATAGCCCCCGCATTGGCAAAGGCGAAGGCCGCCGCATTTTTGATGATAACGGCATTCCCACCGCCTATTTGGAGAGTATTTCAAATAAGCTAAGCCATTTGGACGGCGGCTATAGAGCCTCTAGCGAATATATTGATTGCCTAAAAAAATACGACTTGCTTGAACCGCTGTCCATTGACGTCACTATGAAAGATGGAGCGAAAAACAGGCTTGTCGGCTTCCATGTTATCCATGAAGAGCGGCTTAATAAACTGAGCGCTGAAGGCTTGGCTGAATTGCAAAGCAAGGGCTACCTTATGCCAAGTTATATGGCGCTCGCGTCGTTATCAAACCTCTCTAAATTAATTGCCCGAAAAGAGGCCGCTGCTATTAATGTTTAA
- a CDS encoding cupin-like domain-containing protein — translation MFNHADIFKTMRALPEASGATLADLEPHFAARKPFVVRDMVKDWPLVKAGKTSARAARDYLLSKAVDRPFPVSMGSDEFNGRLFYRDDMSMNIEMGKAKLPLIFDRIDAVENTVPAPIIYLSAINVTRFFDGLHEENHVDFGDRVPMESIWIGTKSRIAAHNDFPDNLACVAVGRRRFTLFPPDQIKNLYIGPVDNTPAGRAISMVDFHNPDFEAYPKFKDALDNAFTAELEPGDALHIPSMWWHHVEGLDPFNVLVNYWWRDTPRYFGGPQNALNHAMMAIRDLPDDEKSHWRDVFNHYVFDNTGEVTDHIPEHGHGILGPMTAKNASKIRSFLIKTLSSE, via the coding sequence ATGTTTAATCATGCAGACATCTTTAAAACGATGCGCGCTTTGCCTGAGGCCTCAGGGGCAACGCTGGCCGATTTAGAGCCGCACTTCGCGGCGCGCAAGCCGTTTGTCGTGCGCGATATGGTGAAAGACTGGCCGTTGGTTAAGGCTGGGAAAACGTCGGCAAGGGCCGCCAGAGACTATTTGCTCTCCAAAGCGGTTGACCGTCCATTTCCGGTGTCTATGGGGTCTGATGAATTTAACGGCCGCCTATTCTACCGCGATGACATGTCAATGAATATTGAAATGGGCAAGGCGAAGTTGCCCTTAATTTTTGATCGTATAGACGCCGTTGAAAATACAGTCCCTGCGCCAATAATTTATCTTAGTGCGATTAACGTCACTCGTTTTTTTGATGGTCTCCATGAAGAAAATCATGTTGATTTCGGTGATCGCGTCCCGATGGAATCAATCTGGATTGGCACGAAAAGCCGTATTGCTGCCCATAACGATTTTCCCGATAATTTGGCCTGCGTCGCTGTTGGTCGGCGACGCTTTACGCTTTTCCCGCCGGATCAAATTAAAAACCTATATATTGGCCCTGTTGATAATACGCCCGCCGGAAGAGCAATTAGTATGGTTGATTTCCACAATCCCGATTTTGAAGCTTATCCGAAATTCAAGGACGCATTAGATAACGCTTTTACTGCGGAATTAGAGCCTGGCGATGCCCTCCATATCCCATCAATGTGGTGGCATCACGTCGAGGGGCTCGACCCGTTTAATGTCCTCGTCAATTATTGGTGGCGCGATACGCCGCGCTATTTTGGGGGGCCGCAGAACGCGCTGAATCACGCTATGATGGCTATTCGTGATTTGCCCGATGATGAGAAATCACATTGGCGCGACGTGTTTAACCATTATGTTTTCGATAACACAGGCGAAGTCACTGACCATATCCCAGAACATGGACACGGTATTTTGGGCCCGATGACTGCGAAGAACGCCAGCAAAATCAGATCTTTCTTAATTAAGACGCTAAGCAGTGAATAA